The [Flavobacterium] thermophilum genome has a segment encoding these proteins:
- a CDS encoding putative spore coat protein regulator protein YlbO: MREQRGAAKAGTKGIDERRLAERIAELERRLEEAEAENVVLRELAYQSKQRYEQIKQLMKQNDELRRQLQQLQGETGGVRDEERPDSWFFRTLRQENAIVPHPDERKEK; the protein is encoded by the coding sequence ATGAGAGAACAACGGGGAGCGGCGAAGGCAGGAACAAAAGGGATAGATGAACGGCGGCTGGCTGAGCGGATTGCTGAGCTGGAGCGCCGGCTCGAAGAAGCAGAGGCAGAAAATGTAGTGTTAAGGGAACTGGCTTACCAAAGCAAGCAACGTTATGAGCAAATAAAGCAGCTGATGAAACAAAACGACGAACTTCGCCGCCAGCTGCAGCAGCTGCAAGGAGAGACGGGAGGAGTACGTGACGAAGAACGGCCGGACAGCTGGTTTTTCCGTACGCTGCGCCAAGAAAACGCGATTGTGCCCCACCCGGACGAGCGCAAGGAAAAATGA
- a CDS encoding Protein of uncharacterised function (DUF1360) produces MGKRPHRSRFACCRAEEAEKAHASFCGRGERKGERNVDDPFSFILLCLASFRLTRLIVYDTITAWLRRPFHEWVEEELPDGRKEVFLILKGSGLRRWIGELLSCYWCTGIWCAAFCYIGVVAWPAVFQPLIVLLAVAGGAALIETVVSKWLS; encoded by the coding sequence TTGGGTAAACGTCCGCACCGGAGCAGGTTCGCCTGCTGCCGGGCCGAGGAGGCGGAAAAAGCGCACGCCTCCTTTTGCGGCCGCGGCGAGCGGAAAGGGGAGAGGAACGTGGATGACCCGTTTTCCTTTATTCTTCTTTGTTTAGCCAGCTTTCGCCTGACGAGGCTCATCGTATACGATACGATCACCGCCTGGCTTCGCCGGCCTTTCCATGAATGGGTGGAGGAGGAGCTTCCGGACGGAAGAAAAGAAGTATTTCTCATTTTGAAGGGCAGCGGATTGCGGCGCTGGATCGGCGAACTGCTAAGTTGCTACTGGTGCACCGGGATATGGTGTGCAGCGTTTTGTTATATTGGGGTTGTTGCTTGGCCGGCCGTTTTCCAGCCGCTGATCGTGCTGCTCGCAGTCGCCGGCGGGGCGGCGCTGATTGAAACGGTTGTCAGCAAGTGGCTCTCGTAA
- the cotI_2 gene encoding Spore coat protein I encodes MASKRSRLLFEVLHSYGLSETEVDIAGELKKEKVWLLQNKKTGERCVLKRLNEDKTPFPILLHSKLYETGFHVPKMIRTKTKQLYVQRKNHYYYLMEYVPSSGGKPSFQQRIEWLARFHKDSLFDDWIDPHPPSFPEPTDILKAHREKTADLQKQAEAVNNGTALSHIMKQMAQLAAKSYALLEKSDLAGFCREAAKRKAICHGDYNSNNLLLAENNNVMMIDFDRAYYGLPLDDFRFLLISLTRNPKNNVVKRLRSLFEIYFSICPLYASYQSVYLADAMFPHVFYSEIIGQETRKRATGSQPPLDLLIRLAEQERKKFAFLSDLSKSEGSRT; translated from the coding sequence GTGGCCTCAAAACGATCCCGCCTGTTGTTTGAAGTGTTGCACAGCTACGGCCTGTCGGAAACCGAGGTGGATATCGCCGGCGAGCTAAAAAAGGAAAAAGTATGGCTTCTGCAAAACAAAAAAACGGGTGAGAGGTGCGTACTAAAACGGCTGAATGAGGATAAAACACCTTTCCCGATTTTGCTTCATTCCAAACTGTATGAAACTGGATTTCACGTCCCAAAAATGATCCGGACAAAAACAAAGCAACTTTACGTTCAACGAAAAAACCACTATTACTACTTGATGGAGTACGTTCCCTCAAGCGGAGGCAAGCCCTCATTCCAGCAGCGGATTGAATGGTTGGCCCGTTTTCACAAAGACAGCCTATTCGACGATTGGATCGATCCCCATCCGCCGTCCTTCCCCGAACCGACCGATATACTCAAAGCACACCGGGAAAAGACGGCGGATTTACAGAAGCAGGCAGAGGCTGTTAATAATGGGACCGCTCTTTCTCATATAATGAAACAGATGGCCCAGCTTGCCGCCAAAAGCTATGCGCTGCTTGAAAAAAGCGATTTAGCCGGCTTTTGCCGTGAAGCAGCGAAACGGAAAGCCATTTGCCATGGGGATTATAACAGCAACAATCTTTTATTGGCCGAAAACAATAACGTGATGATGATTGATTTTGACCGCGCTTACTACGGCCTCCCGCTCGATGATTTTCGCTTTTTGCTCATTTCCTTAACAAGAAACCCGAAAAACAACGTGGTCAAAAGACTTCGGTCATTATTTGAAATCTATTTCTCCATTTGTCCGCTCTACGCTTCGTATCAAAGCGTCTACTTAGCTGATGCCATGTTTCCGCATGTGTTTTACAGCGAAATCATCGGCCAAGAGACGCGAAAGCGGGCGACAGGCAGCCAGCCGCCGTTGGACTTGCTCATCCGCCTCGCTGAGCAGGAAAGGAAAAAGTTCGCTTTTTTGTCCGACTTGTCGAAAAGCGAGGGATCAAGAACATGA
- the pimB_3 gene encoding GDP-mannose-dependent alpha-(1-6)-phosphatidylinositol monomannoside mannosyltransferase, producing MKRTIAHFIHEKMKINQRFIYNQMVRLKKYRPIIIGSFADDGSHPFPLVNYYHLHDICHFGRFAKKQNIVAIHAHHGKHAVEILPLCVAHGIPLIVSIRGRDGSAKYNSFRRNQKRYSLLKEHGALFLPVCRYLADELVTLGFPPEKIHVLYGGIELDLFPYRKRTIPASGDIIILSIGRLVEKKGFLTLVRAFWRVRAKHPRCRLRIIGAGKEEENIRRLVNELGLAPFVELPGAMDAAAIAQEMDRAHLFCLASETAPDGDIEGIPNVLKEAMASGLPVVSTNHAGIPELIEHRRTGYLAPEKDDKELANGICFFLEHPEQVPLFTKQARKVIEQRFNLAKQMKEQEQLYDLIAKKTR from the coding sequence ATGAAACGAACGATCGCCCATTTTATCCATGAAAAAATGAAAATTAACCAACGGTTTATTTACAACCAAATGGTTCGTCTGAAAAAATACCGGCCGATTATTATCGGATCGTTCGCCGATGACGGCAGCCATCCGTTTCCGCTTGTCAATTATTATCATCTTCACGATATTTGCCATTTCGGCCGCTTCGCCAAAAAGCAAAACATCGTCGCCATTCACGCCCATCATGGAAAACACGCCGTTGAAATTCTTCCGCTTTGTGTTGCCCATGGCATCCCCCTTATTGTCAGCATCCGCGGCCGCGACGGGTCGGCGAAATATAACAGCTTCCGGCGCAACCAAAAGCGGTACAGCCTGCTTAAAGAGCACGGAGCGCTCTTTCTTCCCGTTTGCCGTTACCTGGCTGACGAACTCGTTACGTTAGGATTTCCCCCAGAAAAAATCCATGTCCTCTACGGCGGCATTGAGCTTGATTTATTTCCGTACCGTAAACGGACCATTCCAGCAAGCGGGGATATCATCATTCTCTCAATCGGCCGGCTCGTCGAGAAAAAAGGGTTTTTAACGCTCGTGCGCGCCTTTTGGCGCGTGCGGGCGAAACACCCGCGCTGCCGTCTCCGCATCATCGGCGCCGGAAAAGAGGAAGAAAACATCCGCCGGCTTGTCAATGAGCTCGGTCTCGCTCCGTTTGTCGAATTGCCCGGCGCTATGGACGCCGCCGCCATTGCCCAAGAAATGGACCGCGCCCATCTGTTTTGCCTGGCAAGCGAGACAGCTCCGGACGGAGACATCGAAGGCATTCCGAACGTGCTGAAGGAAGCGATGGCGAGCGGGCTGCCCGTTGTCTCAACCAACCATGCCGGCATCCCTGAATTGATCGAACATAGACGCACCGGCTACCTCGCCCCGGAAAAAGACGACAAAGAGCTCGCGAACGGCATCTGCTTTTTCCTCGAACATCCGGAGCAAGTCCCCTTGTTTACCAAACAGGCGCGCAAAGTGATCGAGCAACGGTTTAACCTCGCTAAGCAAATGAAGGAGCAAGAGCAGCTGTATGATTTAATAGCCAAAAAAACCAGGTAA
- the gtaB_3 gene encoding UTP--glucose-1-phosphate uridylyltransferase produces the protein MVKKAIIPAAGYGTRSLPVTKVIPKEMFPIGAKPAIQYIVEEAFASGIEELLMIVSRAKNLIVDYFDRSLELEAFLERQNKAHLLKDEFVPPGRLYYTRQPYARGLGDAIRLGKSFVGSEPFAVLLPDDIVLHDGVPAIRQLIEHYERCGKSVVGLNRVKPEELHKYGVIRGKPLADGTYRIDDMVEKPKADPPSDLAVIGRYVFTPAIFSHLEALPSSGEEEIQLTEAIRRLAAKEGCEGKIVAGARFDIGTSDGYMALLSAVWKEK, from the coding sequence ATGGTCAAAAAAGCGATCATCCCCGCGGCCGGATATGGGACAAGAAGCTTGCCGGTGACGAAAGTGATTCCGAAAGAGATGTTTCCAATCGGCGCCAAACCGGCGATCCAATACATTGTCGAAGAGGCGTTTGCCTCCGGAATCGAAGAGCTGCTCATGATCGTATCGAGGGCGAAAAATTTAATTGTCGACTATTTTGACCGCTCCTTGGAGCTTGAAGCGTTTTTAGAGCGGCAAAACAAAGCGCACTTGCTAAAAGATGAGTTCGTTCCGCCAGGACGGCTGTATTATACGCGCCAGCCATACGCGAGAGGATTGGGAGATGCAATCCGGCTTGGCAAGTCATTTGTCGGGAGCGAACCGTTTGCCGTGCTGTTGCCTGACGACATCGTTTTGCATGACGGCGTTCCAGCCATTCGGCAGCTGATCGAGCATTATGAGCGCTGTGGAAAAAGCGTGGTCGGCCTTAATCGGGTGAAGCCGGAGGAATTGCACAAATACGGGGTTATCCGCGGGAAGCCGCTTGCCGATGGGACGTACCGCATCGACGATATGGTGGAAAAGCCAAAAGCCGATCCGCCATCCGACTTGGCCGTCATCGGCCGCTATGTGTTCACGCCGGCCATTTTCTCGCACTTGGAGGCGCTGCCAAGCTCCGGGGAAGAAGAAATTCAGCTGACGGAAGCGATCCGCCGCTTAGCGGCCAAGGAAGGATGCGAAGGGAAGATCGTCGCTGGAGCGCGGTTTGACATCGGGACATCCGACGGTTATATGGCGCTTCTTTCGGCGGTTTGGAAAGAGAAATGA
- the ywqF_2 gene encoding UDP-glucose 6-dehydrogenase ywqF, giving the protein MNICIIGAGYVGLTTAAVLAELGHEVHCIDHDEQKIRLLNDGKIPFYEPGLEELITKNSNYLTFSGRWDYIKRASVIVICVGTPPRPDGSTDLRYIEAVLDRLAATVESYKTIVTKSTVPPGTNEWMRAELIGKGTAPHLFRIVSNPEFLREGSAVYDMFHPDKIVVGLEPDDDRSLAVIQGMYAGINAPYVTTSLTGAELIKYAANAFLAMKISFINEMARICDAFAVDVNDIAHGIGLDPRISPHFLQAGLGYGGSCFPKDIKALEHAARSRQVEPHLLKAVQTVNTTQLDLCLQKLHEQLAPLAGKKIAVLGIAFKPNTDDTRFSPAEALIRRLSESGCTVAAYDPKATLSEPLTRVTQVQSVHEAIQGADGLVIATDWDEFRTLDWGQVKAAMNGTLVFDGRNCLDRHAVEQSGLRYMGVGRP; this is encoded by the coding sequence ATGAACATTTGCATCATCGGTGCTGGCTACGTCGGACTGACCACTGCAGCCGTCCTTGCCGAACTGGGGCATGAGGTGCATTGCATCGATCATGACGAACAGAAAATCCGCCTGCTCAATGACGGAAAGATCCCGTTTTATGAGCCAGGATTGGAGGAACTGATCACCAAAAACTCTAATTATTTAACATTCAGCGGCCGCTGGGACTACATCAAACGGGCGTCCGTCATTGTGATTTGCGTCGGCACCCCGCCGCGGCCGGACGGCAGCACCGATTTGCGCTATATTGAAGCCGTGCTCGACCGCCTAGCGGCGACAGTAGAATCGTACAAAACGATCGTCACGAAAAGCACGGTCCCTCCGGGAACAAACGAATGGATGCGGGCGGAGCTCATCGGAAAAGGAACGGCGCCGCATTTGTTTCGCATCGTGTCCAATCCGGAGTTTTTGCGGGAAGGATCAGCCGTTTATGATATGTTTCACCCCGATAAAATCGTCGTCGGGCTCGAACCGGACGATGACCGATCGCTCGCCGTCATTCAAGGAATGTATGCCGGCATCAACGCCCCGTACGTCACAACGAGTTTGACCGGCGCTGAACTGATCAAATACGCCGCCAACGCCTTTCTAGCAATGAAAATCTCATTTATTAACGAAATGGCGCGCATTTGTGACGCGTTTGCCGTCGATGTCAATGACATCGCTCATGGGATCGGCTTGGACCCGCGCATCAGCCCGCATTTTTTGCAGGCCGGCCTCGGCTATGGAGGATCTTGCTTTCCAAAAGATATCAAAGCGCTCGAACATGCAGCGCGTTCACGCCAAGTGGAGCCGCATTTGCTGAAGGCGGTGCAGACCGTCAACACCACCCAACTCGATCTATGTCTTCAGAAGCTGCATGAGCAGCTCGCCCCACTGGCCGGCAAAAAAATCGCCGTGCTTGGCATCGCCTTTAAGCCCAATACGGATGATACGCGGTTTTCCCCCGCCGAAGCGCTCATCCGCCGCTTAAGCGAAAGCGGGTGCACGGTCGCCGCCTATGATCCGAAGGCAACGCTCTCGGAGCCGCTCACCCGCGTCACACAAGTCCAGTCGGTGCACGAAGCGATCCAAGGGGCGGATGGCTTGGTCATCGCCACCGATTGGGACGAATTCCGCACGCTTGACTGGGGGCAAGTGAAAGCGGCGATGAATGGGACGCTCGTGTTTGACGGTCGAAACTGTTTGGATCGCCATGCAGTCGAACAAAGCGGTTTGCGCTACATGGGGGTGGGGCGCCCGTGA